A genomic window from Mesorhizobium sp. 131-2-1 includes:
- the groL gene encoding chaperonin GroEL (60 kDa chaperone family; promotes refolding of misfolded polypeptides especially under stressful conditions; forms two stacked rings of heptamers to form a barrel-shaped 14mer; ends can be capped by GroES; misfolded proteins enter the barrel where they are refolded when GroES binds), whose translation MAAKDVKFSRDARERMLRGVNILADAVKVTLGPKGRNVVIDKSFGAPRITKDGVTVAKEIELEDKFENMGAQMVREVASKTNDIAGDGTTTATVLAQAIVQEGHKAVAAGMNPMDLKRGIDLAVSEVVVALGKAAKKIKTSEEVAQVGTISANGDESVGAMIAEAMQKVGNEGVITVEEAKTAETELEVVEGMQFDRGYLSPYFVTNADKMVADLEDAYILLHEKKLSNLQAMLPVLEAVVQTSKPLLIISEDVEGEALATLVVNKLRGGLKIAAVKAPGFGDRRKAMLEDIAILTGGQVISEDLGIKLENVGLNMLGRAKKVSISKENTTIVDGAGKKAEIQGRVAQIKQQIEETTSDYDKEKLQERLAKLAGGVAVIRVGGATEVEVKEKKDRVDDALNATRAAVEEGIVAGGGVALLRASGNLKATGANSDQAAGINIVRRALQAPARQIAANAGAEASIVAGKILDNKGATFGYNAQTGEYGDMIAMGIVDPVKVVRTALQDAASVAGLLVTTEAMIAEAPKKESAGGGMPGGMGGGGMGGMGGMDF comes from the coding sequence ATGGCTGCAAAAGACGTAAAATTCTCCCGTGATGCCCGCGAGCGCATGCTGCGCGGCGTCAACATCCTCGCCGACGCGGTGAAGGTGACGCTGGGCCCCAAGGGCCGCAACGTCGTCATCGACAAGTCGTTCGGCGCCCCGCGCATCACCAAGGACGGCGTCACCGTCGCCAAGGAAATCGAGCTTGAGGACAAGTTCGAGAACATGGGCGCGCAGATGGTCCGCGAAGTCGCTTCGAAGACCAACGACATCGCCGGCGACGGCACGACCACCGCGACCGTTCTCGCCCAGGCGATCGTCCAGGAAGGCCACAAGGCTGTTGCCGCCGGCATGAACCCGATGGACCTGAAGCGCGGCATCGACCTCGCCGTCAGCGAAGTCGTCGTGGCGCTCGGCAAGGCTGCCAAGAAGATCAAGACCTCCGAGGAAGTCGCCCAGGTCGGCACGATCTCGGCCAATGGCGACGAGTCGGTCGGCGCCATGATCGCGGAAGCGATGCAGAAGGTCGGCAACGAAGGCGTCATCACCGTTGAGGAAGCCAAGACCGCCGAGACCGAGCTGGAAGTCGTCGAAGGCATGCAGTTCGACCGCGGCTACCTCTCGCCCTACTTCGTCACCAACGCCGACAAGATGGTCGCCGATCTGGAAGACGCCTACATTCTCCTCCACGAGAAGAAGCTCTCCAACCTGCAGGCCATGCTGCCGGTGCTCGAGGCTGTCGTGCAGACCTCGAAGCCGCTGCTCATCATCTCGGAAGACGTCGAAGGCGAGGCGCTCGCCACGCTGGTCGTCAACAAGCTGCGCGGTGGCCTGAAGATCGCCGCCGTCAAGGCTCCGGGCTTCGGTGACCGCCGCAAGGCCATGCTGGAAGACATCGCCATCCTCACGGGTGGCCAGGTCATCTCGGAAGACCTCGGCATCAAGCTCGAGAACGTCGGCCTCAACATGCTCGGCCGCGCCAAGAAGGTGTCGATCTCCAAGGAGAACACCACCATCGTCGACGGCGCCGGCAAGAAGGCCGAGATCCAGGGCCGCGTTGCCCAGATCAAGCAGCAGATCGAGGAGACCACCTCGGACTACGACAAGGAGAAGCTGCAGGAGCGTCTGGCCAAGCTCGCCGGCGGCGTCGCGGTGATCCGCGTCGGCGGCGCGACCGAGGTCGAGGTCAAGGAAAAGAAGGACCGCGTTGACGACGCCCTGAACGCGACCCGCGCGGCCGTGGAAGAAGGCATCGTTGCCGGCGGTGGCGTGGCCCTGCTGCGCGCTTCTGGCAATCTCAAGGCCACCGGCGCCAACTCGGACCAGGCCGCCGGCATCAACATCGTGCGTCGCGCACTGCAGGCTCCGGCCCGCCAGATCGCGGCCAACGCCGGTGCTGAAGCCTCGATCGTTGCCGGCAAGATCCTCGACAACAAGGGCGCGACCTTCGGCTACAACGCCCAGACCGGCGAGTATGGCGACATGATCGCCATGGGCATCGTCGACCCGGTCAAGGTCGTTCGCACCGCCCTGCAGGACGCGGCTTCGGTCGCCGGCCTGCTGGTCACCACCGAAGCCATGATCGCGGAGGCTCCGAAGAAGGAGTCGGCTGGCGGCGGCATGCCTGGCGGCATGGGCGGCGGCGGCATGGGCGGCATGGGCGGCATGGATTTCTAA
- a CDS encoding TadE/TadG family type IV pilus assembly protein, whose protein sequence is MQIFRRFARSRDGNVLIISALVLPLLIGMAALVTEYGGALVERASNQRVADLAAFAGALAYNATKSSDQMKATAVNVAVLNGVPAADVQASLVTSPKTSGMNAVSVSINTQKSLILARVLQDRQQLNIHANSIAEVGAAASTPGCMLALDGTQTGITLSGGTKITAPKCTVSSNNTVTVPCGTTISAIGVNYNSTAAPSQPCSGITGTVSKKYTADPLAGNTAVAAAVARISTVAALSATTAPTAPTSVSGGDIAFAWNQSSTQSQATALGCTASWASSTSTWTLNCGSKTTVNLGTMTIGGGINLNFATSGAATTVYNIAGDLTTSATTKFGPGTYNFAKTLTTAGTTTFGAGTYNFGKQVTTAGTTTFGAGSFNFTKGLTTGGGATTTFGAGTFKIGISDNICGGTARVSLCNTSTLTFGGPSTFELPGGFNNTGGATLTFGSGTSNSYKIGPGGNGDAITLGGGSKTIMADASSSGVFQVVGNVNGGGGGSCFVVPATAQHDIKGNFIGSGAILLGAGIYTVDGYFALGGSGGGSASCGGSTISISGTDVTLVLSGKAKSSSGSCSGYVFCVAAGYSNIVLTAPQSGTMAKLAVIGPTSTSVTAGATFAEGGSNAQISGAFYFPYGPIIMNGGSSVLGSATDSTKCLQMIGSRITLSGGTAAASECIAATSATTASKVSLVQ, encoded by the coding sequence ATGCAGATTTTCCGGCGGTTTGCGCGTAGCCGCGATGGCAACGTCCTCATCATCTCGGCGCTGGTGCTGCCGCTGCTCATCGGCATGGCGGCGCTGGTCACCGAATATGGCGGCGCGCTCGTCGAGCGGGCCAGCAACCAGCGTGTCGCCGATCTCGCGGCCTTTGCCGGCGCGCTTGCCTACAACGCGACGAAATCCAGCGACCAGATGAAGGCGACGGCGGTCAATGTCGCCGTCCTCAACGGGGTGCCCGCGGCCGACGTACAAGCCTCGCTGGTGACGTCGCCGAAGACCAGCGGCATGAACGCCGTTTCGGTGTCGATCAACACCCAGAAATCGCTGATCCTGGCGCGGGTGCTGCAGGACCGCCAGCAGCTCAACATCCACGCCAACTCGATCGCCGAAGTCGGCGCGGCGGCATCGACGCCCGGCTGCATGCTGGCGCTCGACGGCACCCAGACCGGCATCACACTTTCCGGCGGCACCAAGATCACCGCGCCGAAATGCACGGTCTCGTCCAACAACACGGTGACGGTGCCGTGCGGCACGACCATCTCGGCGATCGGCGTCAACTACAATTCGACGGCGGCGCCAAGCCAGCCCTGCAGCGGCATCACCGGCACGGTCTCCAAGAAGTACACCGCCGATCCGCTGGCCGGCAACACGGCCGTCGCCGCCGCAGTCGCCCGCATCTCCACCGTGGCCGCGCTTTCGGCGACGACCGCGCCGACGGCTCCGACCAGCGTCAGCGGCGGCGATATCGCCTTTGCATGGAACCAGAGCTCGACGCAGAGCCAGGCGACCGCGCTCGGCTGCACGGCCAGCTGGGCGTCATCGACCTCGACCTGGACGCTGAATTGCGGCAGCAAGACCACGGTCAACCTCGGCACCATGACCATCGGCGGCGGCATCAACCTCAACTTCGCGACCAGCGGCGCGGCGACGACCGTCTACAATATCGCCGGCGACCTGACGACCAGCGCCACGACCAAATTTGGTCCGGGCACCTACAATTTCGCCAAGACGCTGACCACCGCCGGAACCACGACCTTCGGCGCCGGCACCTATAATTTCGGCAAGCAGGTGACCACCGCCGGAACCACCACATTCGGCGCCGGAAGCTTCAACTTCACCAAAGGGCTGACGACCGGCGGCGGCGCCACCACGACCTTCGGCGCCGGCACCTTCAAGATCGGCATCAGCGACAACATCTGCGGCGGCACCGCGCGCGTCAGCCTCTGCAACACCAGCACCTTGACCTTCGGCGGGCCGAGCACGTTCGAGCTGCCCGGCGGCTTCAACAACACCGGCGGCGCCACGCTGACCTTCGGCTCGGGAACCTCCAACAGCTACAAGATCGGCCCCGGCGGCAATGGCGACGCCATCACGCTCGGCGGCGGCTCCAAGACCATCATGGCCGACGCCAGCAGTTCCGGCGTGTTCCAGGTGGTCGGCAATGTGAATGGCGGCGGCGGCGGCAGCTGCTTCGTCGTGCCGGCAACGGCGCAGCACGACATCAAAGGCAACTTCATCGGCTCGGGCGCGATATTGCTCGGCGCCGGCATCTACACGGTGGACGGCTATTTCGCGCTCGGCGGCAGCGGTGGCGGCAGCGCCAGCTGCGGCGGCAGCACGATCAGCATCAGCGGCACCGACGTGACCCTGGTGCTGTCAGGCAAGGCCAAATCGAGCTCGGGAAGCTGCAGCGGCTACGTCTTCTGCGTGGCGGCGGGCTACAGCAACATCGTGCTGACCGCGCCGCAGTCAGGCACCATGGCAAAGCTCGCCGTGATCGGGCCGACATCGACCTCGGTCACCGCCGGCGCCACCTTCGCCGAAGGCGGCTCCAATGCCCAGATCTCCGGCGCCTTCTATTTCCCCTATGGCCCGATCATCATGAATGGCGGCTCCAGCGTGCTTGGCTCGGCCACCGATAGCACCAAGTGCCTGCAGATGATCGGCTCGCGCATCACACTGTCGGGCGGCACTGCGGCTGCGTCCGAATGCATCGCTGCCACGAGCGCCACCACCGCAAGCAAAGTGAGCCTGGTCCAGTAA
- a CDS encoding TadE/TadG family type IV pilus assembly protein translates to MISNILRGLPRALCDSALTRFLRRETAGVSAVEFALVSPVLIVILAATVDIGASLKAKFDLSSAISAGSNYALLGADKVSSTGGGTLAANIMAVAASGLGSSGGNIKVVVNNGAAVNYNASTATATQSGTASNADLCYCPTVSGSTVTWGSSVTCSTACPKGGVSGKFVAITASRPFAPLFGGLGIVNSGNISIEAMVQPK, encoded by the coding sequence ATGATCTCGAACATTCTTCGCGGCCTGCCGCGTGCCTTGTGCGATTCCGCCCTCACCCGGTTCCTTCGCCGCGAGACGGCCGGCGTGTCGGCAGTGGAGTTCGCGCTGGTCAGTCCGGTGCTGATCGTCATCCTGGCCGCAACCGTCGATATCGGCGCCTCGCTGAAGGCCAAGTTCGACCTCAGCTCCGCGATCTCCGCCGGCTCCAACTATGCCCTGCTCGGCGCCGACAAGGTCAGCTCGACCGGCGGCGGCACGCTTGCCGCCAACATCATGGCGGTGGCGGCAAGCGGCCTCGGCAGCAGCGGCGGCAATATCAAGGTCGTCGTCAACAACGGCGCCGCGGTGAACTATAACGCCAGCACCGCGACAGCGACCCAGAGCGGAACAGCGTCCAATGCCGACCTGTGCTACTGCCCGACCGTCTCCGGAAGCACCGTCACCTGGGGCTCGTCGGTGACCTGCAGCACCGCCTGCCCCAAGGGCGGCGTCTCCGGGAAGTTCGTGGCGATCACCGCAAGCAGGCCGTTTGCACCGCTCTTCGGCGGCCTCGGCATCGTCAACAGCGGTAACATCAGCATCGAGGCCATGGTACAGCCGAAATGA
- a CDS encoding TadE/TadG family type IV pilus assembly protein → MRKLPSFLRDRSGANAVEFALLSVPLLLVLFGTVEFGRMYWAQHVLQETATTGARCVGVLQSGCTKSGVYNAATTISYISSMAATDGIVLTGSNITVNNNTTCSGLSGFSTVRISYTFSTVLPTFLTALASGPLLSATACFPNQGA, encoded by the coding sequence ATGAGAAAGCTGCCGTCATTTCTCCGCGACAGGTCCGGCGCCAACGCGGTGGAGTTCGCCCTGCTTTCGGTACCGCTGCTGCTGGTGCTGTTCGGCACGGTGGAGTTCGGCCGCATGTACTGGGCGCAACACGTGCTGCAGGAAACCGCCACCACGGGCGCGCGCTGCGTCGGCGTGCTGCAGAGCGGATGCACGAAAAGCGGCGTCTACAATGCCGCGACCACGATCAGCTACATCAGCAGCATGGCGGCGACGGACGGCATCGTGCTGACCGGCAGCAACATCACCGTCAACAACAACACCACATGCTCAGGCCTCAGCGGTTTTTCGACGGTGCGGATCTCCTACACGTTCTCGACCGTGCTGCCGACCTTCCTGACCGCGCTGGCCAGCGGGCCGCTGCTCAGCGCAACGGCCTGCTTCCCCAACCAGGGTGCTTAA
- a CDS encoding LysE family translocator, translating into MSIEFLLTTLIVVASPGTGVLYTLSAGLSRGARASIVAAFGCTLGIIPHMAAAITGLAAVLHTSAVAFETLKYLGVAYLLYMAWNTLKEKGGLSVDENVAPRSAGKVITSGILINILNPKLSIFFFAFLPQFVSTTEPNALSKMLELSGVFMLVTFVVFAGYGIFAASIRSHVVSRPKVLTWMRRTFAGAFVMLGAKLALTER; encoded by the coding sequence TTGAGCATCGAATTCCTGTTGACGACGCTGATCGTCGTCGCCTCGCCGGGCACCGGCGTTCTCTACACGCTGAGCGCCGGCCTTTCGCGCGGCGCGCGCGCCTCGATCGTCGCCGCCTTCGGCTGCACGCTGGGCATCATCCCGCATATGGCTGCCGCCATCACCGGCCTCGCCGCCGTGCTGCACACCAGCGCGGTCGCCTTCGAGACGCTGAAATATCTCGGGGTCGCCTATCTGCTCTACATGGCCTGGAACACGCTGAAGGAGAAGGGCGGCCTCAGCGTCGACGAGAACGTCGCGCCGCGCTCGGCTGGCAAGGTCATCACGTCCGGCATCCTCATCAACATCCTCAACCCGAAGCTGTCGATCTTCTTCTTTGCCTTCCTGCCGCAATTCGTCAGCACCACCGAGCCGAACGCCTTGTCGAAGATGCTAGAGCTCTCCGGCGTCTTCATGCTCGTCACCTTCGTCGTCTTCGCCGGCTACGGTATCTTCGCCGCCTCGATCCGCAGCCATGTCGTGTCGCGGCCGAAGGTGCTGACCTGGATGCGCCGCACCTTTGCCGGTGCGTTCGTCATGCTCGGCGCCAAGCTGGCGCTGACGGAGCGGTAG
- a CDS encoding YkgJ family cysteine cluster protein codes for MPSDADRGDLGRPSGAAAGLASPLAVDGMLFDCQSCGACCSYSAEWPRFSTEEDEQLDRIPEKFVSADLSGMRCDGVRCSALTGEIGKHTACGIYELRPDVCRACMPGGDDCLMARQAHGLPLS; via the coding sequence TTGCCGAGCGACGCGGATCGTGGAGACCTGGGCCGGCCATCCGGCGCGGCCGCCGGTCTGGCCTCGCCGCTTGCCGTCGACGGCATGCTTTTCGATTGCCAGAGCTGCGGCGCCTGCTGTTCCTATTCGGCCGAATGGCCGCGCTTCTCCACCGAGGAGGATGAGCAGCTCGACCGCATCCCGGAGAAATTCGTTTCGGCCGACCTGTCGGGCATGCGCTGCGACGGCGTGCGCTGTTCGGCACTGACCGGCGAAATCGGCAAGCACACGGCCTGCGGCATCTACGAGCTCCGCCCCGACGTCTGCCGCGCCTGCATGCCCGGCGGCGACGACTGCCTGATGGCGCGCCAGGCGCATGGACTGCCGCTAAGCTAG
- a CDS encoding cold-shock protein, giving the protein MTTGTVKWFNATKGFGFIQPDDGSADVFVHISAVERAGMRDIVEGQKLGYEMVRDNKSGKMAADQLKAA; this is encoded by the coding sequence ATGACCACAGGTACGGTTAAATGGTTCAACGCCACCAAGGGCTTCGGTTTTATTCAGCCTGATGATGGCTCGGCCGACGTTTTCGTCCACATCTCGGCCGTCGAGCGCGCCGGAATGCGCGACATCGTCGAAGGTCAGAAGCTCGGCTACGAGATGGTCCGCGACAACAAGTCGGGCAAGATGGCCGCCGACCAGTTGAAGGCGGCGTAA
- a CDS encoding SRPBCC domain-containing protein translates to MAGNDRPRAIADVSVGSILATVTIAVPPERVFRAITAEDQIPLWWGADDMYRTTKHTADVRPGGAWRSEGKGADGRDFHVQGEYLEIEPPHRLVMTWKAPWDGDQVTTVTYTLEAVGTGTRLTLRHEGFGARHDSCRDHGQGWERVLGWLGAFLAGEAGIKPPGVYHCRLIPPRPDFAFTLTEEERALMGRHADYLRGQLREGRMMIAGPVADPAGPWGLCILRVGTEAEAKALTDADPVVLSGRGFRYEVLPMMSVIM, encoded by the coding sequence ATGGCGGGCAATGACAGACCACGCGCGATCGCCGACGTTTCGGTGGGCAGCATCCTGGCGACGGTGACGATCGCCGTGCCGCCCGAACGCGTCTTCCGCGCGATCACCGCTGAGGACCAGATCCCGCTCTGGTGGGGTGCCGACGACATGTACCGCACCACGAAGCACACCGCCGACGTCAGGCCGGGCGGCGCCTGGCGCTCCGAGGGCAAGGGCGCCGATGGCCGTGATTTCCACGTCCAGGGCGAATATCTCGAGATCGAGCCGCCGCACCGCCTGGTGATGACCTGGAAGGCGCCATGGGACGGCGATCAAGTGACGACCGTCACCTATACGCTGGAGGCGGTCGGGACCGGGACCCGGCTGACGCTGCGCCATGAAGGTTTTGGCGCGCGCCACGACTCCTGCCGCGATCATGGTCAGGGTTGGGAGCGCGTGCTCGGCTGGCTGGGCGCCTTCCTCGCCGGCGAGGCCGGCATCAAGCCGCCCGGCGTGTACCATTGCCGGCTGATCCCGCCGCGCCCGGATTTCGCCTTCACCCTGACCGAGGAGGAGAGGGCGCTGATGGGCCGCCATGCCGACTATCTGCGCGGCCAGCTTCGGGAGGGCAGGATGATGATCGCCGGTCCGGTCGCCGATCCGGCGGGGCCCTGGGGCCTCTGCATCCTGCGCGTCGGCACGGAAGCCGAGGCAAAGGCGCTGACCGACGCCGACCCGGTCGTGCTTTCGGGGCGCGGCTTCCGCTACGAGGTCCTGCCGATGATGAGCGTGATCATGTGA
- a CDS encoding ArsR/SmtB family transcription factor: MPQADPERSVFRAIADPTRRAILDRLRQGPAPVNELASAFSQSRPAISKHLRILRELNVVSEQKRGRERLYRLEPAELKDVADWILPFRDFWQASLGNLKSYLEDE; this comes from the coding sequence ATGCCGCAGGCTGATCCCGAACGCTCCGTTTTCCGCGCCATTGCCGATCCGACGCGCCGCGCCATCCTCGACCGCTTGCGGCAGGGGCCGGCGCCGGTCAACGAACTGGCCTCTGCGTTCTCGCAGAGCCGGCCGGCGATCTCCAAGCATCTGCGCATCCTGCGCGAGCTCAACGTCGTCTCCGAGCAGAAGCGCGGCCGCGAACGGCTCTACCGGCTGGAGCCGGCGGAGTTGAAGGACGTCGCCGACTGGATCCTGCCCTTCCGCGACTTCTGGCAGGCGAGCCTCGGCAATCTGAAATCCTATCTGGAGGACGAGTGA